From Rhodamnia argentea isolate NSW1041297 chromosome 10, ASM2092103v1, whole genome shotgun sequence, a single genomic window includes:
- the LOC115745795 gene encoding dirigent protein 22-like — MATLDAILFPLLLLLSSAIPTLASGFATTLDPSLMGLNLRKEKLSHFRFYWHDVMSGPHPSSITIVPPPSNASATFFGLINMIDNPLTVRPDPGSELVGRAQGLYSSASQEEVGLMMVMNFAFVSGKYNGSGITVLGRNPVFQKVREMPVIGGCGLLRFARGYAQATTHTFDPKTGNAVVEYNVYVLHY; from the coding sequence ATGGCCACGCTCGATGCGATCCTctttcccctcctcctcctcctctcctctgCCATCCCGACGCTCGCCTCTGGCTTTGCCACCACCCTCGACCCGAGCCTCATGGGCCTCAACCTTCGGAAGGAGAAGCTCAGCCACTTCCGCTTCTACTGGCACGACGTCATGAGCGGCCCCCACCCCAGCTCCATCACCATTGTGCCCCCGCCGTCCAATGCCTCGGCCACCTTCTTCGGCCTCATCAACATGATCGACAACCCCCTGACCGTCCGCCCCGACCCCGGGTCCGAGCTCGTCGGCCGCGCCCAGGGCCTGTACTCATCGGCGTCGCAGGAGGAGGTGGGCCTGATGATGGTCATGAACTTCGCCTTCGTGTCGGGGAAGTACAATGGCAGCGGCATCACCGTGCTGGGGCGGAACCCGGTGTTCCAGAAGGTGCGGGAGATGCCGGTGATCGGCGGCTGCGGGCTGCTCCGGTTCGCCCGGGGGTACGCCCAGGCGACCACGCACACGTTCGACCCGAAGACCGGCAACGCCGTCGTCGAGTACAACGTCTACGTGTTGCACTACTAA
- the LOC115745744 gene encoding glutathione S-transferase U25-like: protein MADEVILLDFWSSPFGMRAKIALREKGVDFDLREEDLSNKSPLLLESNPVHKKIPVLVHNGKPVCESLIIVQYIDETWGPESPLLPSNPHERACARFWADYVDKKISLGRVAKASTGVALDAAKAEFIEGLKVLEGELGDKAYFGGEKFGYVDVSLIPFCSWFYALETLANFSIGEECPKLEGWAKRCMQRESVAKSLPDQHKVYDLVLERRKKLQAQ from the exons ATGGCAGATGAAGTGATATTGTTGGACTTCTGGTCGAGCCCGTTCGGGATGAGGGCCAAGATTGCCCTGAGAGAGAAGGGCGTAGACTTTGACCTGAGGGAGGAGGATCTCAGCAACAAGAGCCCCCTGCTCTTAGAGAGCAACCCGGTCCACAAGAAAATCCCCGTCCTCGTCCACAACGGCAAGCCCGTTTGCGAGTCCCTCATCATCGTCCAGTACATCGACGAGACCTGGGGTCCTGAGTCCCCTCTCTTGCCTTCCAATCCTCACGAGCGCGCCTGCGCCAGGTTCTGGGCCGACTATGTGGACAAGAAG ATTTCATTGGGACGAGTGGCAAAGGCGTCAACGGGGGTGGCCCTGGATGCAGCGAAGGCGGAGTTCATCGAGGGCTTGAAGGTGCTGGAGGGAGAGCTTGGGGACAAGGCCTACTTTGGAGGCGAGAAGTTTGGGTACGTGGATGTGTCACTCATACCGTTCTGTAGCTGGTTCTATGCTTTGGAGACACTGGCCAACTTTAGCATTGGGGAAGAGTGCCCCAAGTTGGAGGGATGGGCCAAGCGTTGCATGCAGAGGGAGAGCGTGGCCAAGTCCTTGCCCGATCAGCACAAGGTCTATGACTTGGTGTTGGAGCGCAGGAAGAAGCTCCAGGCGCAGTAA